Genomic segment of Deltaproteobacteria bacterium:
CGAAATCGAGGTATCCCACATCGTGGTTCAGGTTTGCACCCGCCATCCCGGAAAGGAAGGTCAGGAGCCCGCCTTCGAAACAGGCCTGACCGTCCGGGATCTGAGAATCGCTCGTACCGGCTATCCCCCAGCTCGGAAGGTCATAGAAATGACACATCTCTATGTCGGCCAGGTATGCGAGGTATATCTCCGGCGCATTGTACGAACACTCGCCCGTGACCATGTCGAGCGAAGATGGACCGAGGCCGAAGACCACGGGGGCCCCCTCTCTTTTGAGTTGGGCTATCACCAGGCCGCAGAGACTCTCTGCAAGTCCCTGGGCTACATGTCCGGCAATGGTGATGGGAGAGGTGGAACCTATTATTGGAGCCGGCGAGTATATGACAGGGATTCCCTTTTCCACGCAGAAGAGGAGCTCGTCCAGAGCCTCGAAGGTCTGCCTAAGCGGGCTGATGGGTTCTGCATAATGGATGAAATAGGGCCTCTGTCTCAGGCCGGCTTCACCACCTCTCAGGGTCTTGGCGATCTCCCACATGACCCTCAGATCCGCCCTGCCCTCGGCAGTCGAGACGAGGGGCTTCCGGGAGCTCTCGGCCATGGCCTGGAAGCTGCAGAGATAGGCCCTACGCGGCTCGACATCCGAAGGGTGGGCCGAAGACATGATGAAATCAATGTTGGGAAGACTGTCGCAAAGCCCTGCAGCAAGGCGGACGTCCTTTACCGTGCTCAACCGGCGTTGCTGTGTCTCTATGTCTATCGTGTAGAGAAGATCCGAGCCCGATCCGAAGTAGATACGGTACCCTCCGAGATTCATGGCCGGTCTTGCTTCCCTGTCGAATATCTCGATCTGCCGGGGAGCCTTTCTGATGGCCTCCTCCACCACCGTGCCTGGGATACGAACCATATTCCCCCCTCCGACCTGGCACCCGGCATCTTTCAACAGGTGGAGGGCCTCTTCGTGGCGAATCTCCATCCCTATCTCTTCCAAAATCCGGAGGGCCGCCCCGTGTATCTTCCGCTTCTCCTCGTCGGAGAGAAAAGACATCCGGGGTCTCATCGAGAATGCGTCTGGCTTCATGATTTCTTTCCTTTCCCCCTTGTTCGTGCCACGAACACGAGAAACGAAACACGGAAACGACCTCGCCGAGATTCTGCATCAGGGGTTCCGGCAACCTCTCCTGGATCCCTACGGGAAGATCTTACCTGGGTTGAGGATACCTCTGGGGTCGAAGAGGTCCTTTATTCTCTTCATAACCTTCACGGCCTCTCCATGCTCCTGAACCATGTACTTCCTCTTGCCGATACCCACCCCGTGCTCGGCCGTGGCGGTCCCCCCCACGGAGATTGCATAGACAACGATCTTCTCTTGGGCCTCCGTCATCTTCCCGGCACACTCCGGGTCGTCCATCCTGCCGAATATGTCAAGATGTAGATTGCCGTCCCCCGCGTGAGCCCAAATATAGGATATCAGCCCGTAGCCTGCCACCGTCTCGTTGGCGTATTCCACCAGATCCGGAAACCTGGAGAGCGGAACCCCGGCATCGATGTAGAGAACATCGAGATCTGGATGGCGTCTCTCTATCGCCTCTGAGGCCTCGTGCCGGGCCTTCCAGAGACGGTTCCTCTCCTCCCTTCCCACGCCCGATTCAAAACCGATACACCCACGGGCCTCACAGATCTCCCTGGTCAGTTTCAGATCCCGCTCCAGGCCGATCCGGCTGGCGCCGGAAAACTCCAGAAACAGGGTGGGCTTTTCGGCCAGATCGAGCTTCCCTTCCTCGTTCATGGCCCGCACGGTCCCCGAGTCGAGAAGTTCGAGGGCACCGGGTATCAGCCCCGAACCCATGATCTCGTATACCGCATTGCTCGCATCCTTGACGGATTCGAAGATCGCGACGGCAGCGCTGTAGTTCTCCGGGATTCCCACGAGGCGGAGGGTGATCTCGGTGATGATCCCCAGGGTTCCTTCGGATCCCGTAATCAACCTGACCAGATCGTATCCAGAAGAAGTCTTGGGGGACCGAGAGCCTGTATGGAAGACCTCGCCCGTGGGAAGTACCACCACCAGCCTGAGCACGTTGTCCCTCGTGGATCCGTACTTCACCGTCCTCACCCCGGAGGCATTGTTGGCCACCATCCCCCCGATCGTCGCGTTTGCCCCGGGATCCGGGGCAAAAAAAAGCCCGTGCCTGGCCAGAGTCTGATTCATGTCTTTGTATCTCACTCCTGGCTCAACATCTACCTGAAAGTCCTCTGCCCGGACGGACAGGATCTTATCCATGAACTCGAAATCGAGCACAATGCCCCCTTCCACGGGGATGGCGTTCCCTTCCAAACCGGTCCCTGCTCCCCACGGTGTGACCGGGATCATCCGCTGGTTGGCCATCTTGAGGACTTCGCTCACCTCCTCTGTAGATTCCGGCCACACCACCAGATCGGGTCGGACTCCCCTGTGAGGGGACTGGTCTCTGGCATGGAGATTGAGAATCGATTCTCCCTTGGAGACCCGTTCCGCCCCCAAAAAAGACTCGAGCTTTCTCACATCATCCGAGGTAACACGATTGAACCCCATTCCGCCTCCCCTCGTTCTTCCCAAGCCGGTCCGCACTCGATCCCGCCATCCCTGTCCAGATGCCGCCCTGCACAATATCTCATTCACCGGCCCAACAAATCAAGGCTTCCCTCATTCGGGGAAACCCTGGCCAAAAAAACCTTCAACACCGGTGCGGTTGGTGGTATACTGGTCGGCACTTGAAAACGGCCGCGGACCGAAGGCCTTGAAGCTTCCGGGGGCGGTCCCTTGGGAGCAGCCGACGCCTCCGAAAAGGTGAGTCCCGGTCGCGGGGGCCACCCGGTCGAGTTTAGAGATGGAGCCGAGAGAGGCTCAGAAGGGACGAGAATTCCCTTCGTAGACCCGAATACGATGAAGATGAAAAGGAGAGGGACGAGCATTACCTCGGTGCAACCCGTTTCACATAGCTGCCACGTACTGGTCCTGGGGGGAGGCCTTGCCGGGTGCATGGCGGCAATCCGGGCCGCTGAACTGGACGATCAGGTCATCCTCCTGGACAAATCAAACCCGGAGCGGTCGGGGTGTGCAGCCACGGGGATCGATCATATCTGGGCCTATTTCCCGGAGATCCAGGAGGCAGAGGGCGTAAGCCTCGATGATCTGGTGCAGGATCACGTCGAAAACATCGCAAAGGGACTCATCAATCGAAAAATACTCCACTACATCGCCGAGACGAGTCTGGACCGGATTCTAGACCTGGAACGGTTCGGGGCGAGAATCCGTTACGACGATTCCACACTTCCGGGGAGGTTCCGGCTCCAGTATCAGCTCCATCGGTGTCGTAACACCCTCCATTTCGACGGAAGAGACGTAAAAAGGCTCCTCGTCCGAGCCGCACGTGCCAGGGGGGTCGAGATACTCGGACGGATCATGGTGGCGGACCTTCTCATCAGGGACGGCCAGATCGCCGGCGCCGTCGGCTATGGCACCCGAGACGGGCGCCTCCATCTGTTCCGGTCAAAGGCCGTCGTAATGGCCACCGGACGGCCCAACCGCCTCTACAAGACCGAAACCGGCCTTGCCTTCAACACCCGCATGCCTCCGGCCCTTACCGGAGACGGGAAAGCGGCCATGTTTAGGGCAGGGGCCGAGATCATCAACATGGAGTTCGTCTCCATTCCGGGACGCTGGTCTTCCAAGAATCTCGTCCGGGGCGGGGGTCTCCCGGGGGGGTCCTACCAGCCTCCTGGAATCGGCCTCAACGCCTTCGGCGAAGTCATCAGACCTCGAAACCACGAGCTGGAGAGTTACGGGGAGAAGTGGCAGGGCACCTCGACCGGGACGGGGACGGGAAGGACCTTTATGTCTGAACTCAAGGCAGGAAGGGGGCCCATATTTGCCGACATGTCCTGGGGAAGCGAGGCCGATCAGGAGTACATGCGCTGGGCCCTCTCCAATGAGGGGTCCGGATCGGCTTTGCTCCACCTGATGGACCGGTACAACCTCGATTTCCGCCGCCACAAGATAGAGATCTCGCCCCTCGAGCCCGAACACTCGGCAGCCGCAGCAGGAGGACCCATCATCGATTCCAACTGCCAGACCACACTGCCCGGTCTCTTTGCAGCCGGAGACGAGGCGGGTGGAATACCCCAAAGCGTGGTACCAGGGGCGTTGACCATGGGTTATTTGGCAGGCGAATCGGCGGCCCGGTTCGCCCGTAAGATCAGAACCATGCCCGACGGGGACGGAGCGGACCTCGTCTCGGACTTCTGCAGACAGATCATCAGCCGGAAGAGAGGGGACTCGTGGGAGGATGCCCAGGCCGCCCTCCAGAACGTCATGAGCTACTACAACTGCGAGATCAAGTCAGAGACCATGGCGAGACGGGGACTCGAGAATCTCTCTTACCTGAAGGACGCCATGCGGTTGGTGGCTCGGAATCCCCACGAGATGGCACACTGTCTGGAGGTGAGAAACCTGATCGAGTGCGCCGAGATGATCTTGCGGGCGACGATCGAGCGCAGGGAGAGCCGTTATGGCCTTTTGAGGCGGGCCGACTTCCCGGAAAGGGACGATGAGAACTTCTTCTGCTTCCTGGCACAGCGTAAGGAGAAGGGGAGAGTCGTCTTCGAGAAGCGGTTTCCCGAAGCATGAAGGGGGAACCCATCGCAATTTCGATTGACAATTCCCGAGGCATCCTGTTAACCTGACCCTGTATGCGAGGAAAAGGGGTGACATGATTTCTACTGGGAGGAAGGGGGTGGTAGAGAGCGACTGTTTGCTTGAGTCTTCGTTTATCCTGGTGGTTTTCCCGGCAATAGGCAGGGCTGGGTTGCCGAGTTCGACCGGCAGAGAACCATGGCAGCACGTGAAAGGAGGAAAAACATGAAGGTGCGTTCGTTCTTGTTCGGGGCCATCGTCGTGGCCCTGGTCGTTGCAATGCCTGCGGGGACGGTCCTGGCGGGTAAGATACAGAGGGCTTTGATCAAGGAGAGCACCCTGGAACAGATCATGAGGCGCGGGACCTTGCGTGTGGGATTCTCTACTTTCATCCCATGGGCCATGAAGAACAAGAAAGGCGAATTCATCGGAAACGAGATCGATGTTGCCAGAAAACTCGCAGAGGACATGGGTGTGAAGGTCGAGTTTGTCAATACAAAATGGTCCGGCATCATCCCGGCCCTCCTCACCGGCAAGTTCGACATCATCATAGGCGGTATGGCGATGACCCCTCAGCGGAATCTCAAGGTGAACTTCACCATTCCTTACTACTACGCCGGAGGGGCACTCGTCGCGAACAGAAAGCTCTGCGAACCCTTTCATCCTACAAAACTCGAGGATTTCAACCGGCCTGAAGTGATCTTTGCCGAGAGGATGGGTGCAACCCCTGTCGAGTTCATCCAACAAAACCTGCCAAAGGCCCAGATACGGCTGTTCGATGACCAGGCTCCGGCCTATCAGGAATTGCGCAACGGCAAGGCCTACGCGATCATCGGGGACGCTCCGAGGCCGTTCTTCGAGGCTCTCGACTATCCCGATCTGCTCTACCTGCCCCTGGGGAAGCAGAAGGTCTACGAGTTGGCGATAAGCTTTGCCTTGAGAAAGGGTGATCTCGACTGGCTCAACTATCTGAACAACTGGATCACCTACCGGCGGACCGACGGCTGGATACAGAAACGATACGACTACTGGTTTACCACCAAGGAGTGGGAAGACCAGATCAAGTAACCGTAGGGTTCTTTCCGTGGCGGCTGGGGCATGACAAATCGCCCCAGCCGCCCGGACTCTCTCCTCGTCCCCTCACGCCAGGCTTCTTCTCATGTGGACCTCGAGGCGGGCTACGGCCAGGGAGAGAAGGAGACACACCACGAGGTACATCCCCGCAATGGTCAGCCAGACCTCAAAGGTGAGGAGCGATGCGGCCATCAACTCCATGCCCTGGAAGGTCAGCTCCTGAATGGAGATGACCGAGACGATGGATGAGTTCTTGATGGTATTGATGAATTCCCCGGCCATGGGCGGCAGGATCCTCTGCACCGCCTGGGGTAGGACGACATGGCGCATCTGCTGCCACCAGGACAGTCCGAGGGCATAGGAGGCCTCCCATTGCCCCCTCTCGATCGACTGGATCCCCCCTCTCACGATTTCGGTGATATAAGCGCCCTCAAAAAGGCCGATAGTGATCACCGCCGAGAGAAAAGTGGAGAAGAGCTCCGGCCGGGTGGAAAAAAAAGCGAGAATCTCCTGAAATCTCTCGGACCGGGACCTGATGAAGTCATCCACACCGAGAACGGGCATGATCTGGTCGCTGAGGAAAAAGTAGAAGATAAAAACAAGCACTAGAGGCGGGATATTGCGGATCAGTTCCACATAGGTCCGCCCGATGAGTCGCTTGAAAAGGCTGCTGCTGACCCTGAACATGCCCATGATCGATCCCACGATCGTGGCGAACAGAATCGACCAGACGCTCAAGGCGAGGGTCGTCTTGAGCCCCTCCATCAAGAGGTTCATCACCCACCTGTGTTTCTCCTCGTCATAGCGGAACAGATACTGGGGAATGACACCCCAATTCCAGTGGTAGTTGAGCCCCACCCTGATCCTATAGAAAACGTAGACCCCCGCCCCGAGAAGGATAAGGGCGATGGCGATGTCGAGCACCGTGATTCTTGTCTTCTTCTTTCTCAAGGGGAACCCCTAGTAGTCGGGCCCTTTAAGGCATGGCCGACACGTTGGAAAGGCCCTCTGATATCAGAGAATCTGGCTCAGAAAGAGCTTTGTCCGCTCCTCCCTCGGAGCGGTAAAGAAGTGCTCCGCCGTCCCCTCTTCGACGATCCGCCCGTCCTCCATGAAAATCACCCTGTCGCTTACCTCCCGGGCAAACCCCATCTCGTGCGTCACCGCGATCATGGTCATCCCTTCCCGGGCCAGATTTTTCATCACCTCGAGAACTTCCCCGATCATCTCGGGATCGAGGGCGCTTGTGGCCTCATCGAAGAGCATCACCTTGGGTTTCATCGCCAAGGCCCGGGCAATGGCGACCCGCTGCTGCTGACCGCCGCTGAGCTGGCCCGGGTAGCTGTCGGCCTTCTCCGAGATGTTGACCTTGCGGAGGAGGTCCATGGTCATCTCCGTGGCCTCTTCCTTTGTCTTCTTCCGGACCAGCCGCTGGGCGAGATTGACATTCTCGAGCACCGTCAGATGGGGAAAGAGATTGAAGAGCTGAAAGACCATGCCCACCTCTTTCCTGATCTCGAGGCGGTGCTTCTTGTCGTCGTCGAGGGGTATGCCGTCAATGACGACCGAGCCGCTGTCGATCTCTTCAAGGCCGTTGAGACATCGGAGAAAGGTCGATTTCCCCGAACCCGAAGGACCGCAGATCACCAGCACCTCACTGCGGCGGATACGGGTAGAGAAATCGCGGACCGCATGAACTCCATTGGGAAAGGTCTTGTTGATCCTGTCGACCTCGATAATGTACTCACCTGAGCCTTCCATGCCCATGGCTGATCTCCTTGCGCTATCCCCACTCCGCGGCCGTTTTCGGTAGCCGCTAGGTGTAGATTTTCATTCGGTTCTCCATGACATTGACGACTACAGAGAGCGTCGCCGTGAGTAAGAGATAGATGGCAGCGATGGTAAAATACATCTCAAAGGTCAGAAAGGTTTGAGCCACTATCGCGCTTGCCTGCATGGTCATTTCGTAGACGGCGATGGTACTGACCAGGGCCGAGTCCTTGATCAGAGAAATAGCCTGACTCGTCAGAGGCGGAAGGACCCGCCGGATCGCCTGGGGCAGGACAATATGACGGTAAGTCTGTAGGGTGCTCAACCCCAGACTGTGAGAAGCCTCCCACTGGCCCTTGTGGATGGAAACGATCCCGGCCCGGAAGATCTCGGACGCATAGGCGCCCTCGAATATGCTCAGTGCCAGGACCGCCGAAGTCATACGTTCCAGGTCGAATATCGGCCCCAGAACGAAATAGATGAAAAAAAGCAACACCAGCATCGGCGAGTTTCGGACGGTCTCGAGGTACACCCGAGCCACCACCCGAGCCATGAAGGAGTTGGACAGCCGGAACAGGGCCGTCAGCAACCCAAAGACAAAGGCCAGAATCAGGCTCATCCAGACGATGTTCAGCGTAACGGCCAGCCCCTTGAGAATCGGCCCGGCCACAAGGTGCCCGTTTTGAAAGGAGAGCACGTAATGAGGAACGCGATACCACTGCCAGAAGTAACCGAGTCTCTCGGTTCCCCGCGCCAGCAGCCATGCGATCGCCAGTATCACCAGAGCGAACTTGACCACTGCGAGCACGTTTGAACGCGTCGTCTTCGACCGGATTCGCTTCTTACCCTCGACGTCCATGTACTTGCTTCTCAGGATACAGCCCGGGCCAGGGCCGAGACGAGCGCCTTCCAGACTACCTGGAAGACGATCCGGGCTGGAAGAGTTCGATGGTGATGTCATCCGGGCCCTTGAAAAAGGCTATTTTCCCGTCTCCGGCACTCACAGGAGGAACGGTAAAGGCAAATCCCGCCCCTTCCACCTCTCGGCACGCTGCATCCAGGTCATCCACCTCGAAGCCCAAGTGATCGTACCCGTATCGCTTCCCGGTTCCAGCGTCGGTAATCGTTTCTCCCTCCTGCGCTTCCCGCAGATAGATCGGTGCGCCGTGGAGATCGAGGATCGCGCCCCCTGCGGTTCCGAATCTCTGCCTCCTGACAAGCCTTGCCCCCAGGACATCCGCGAAGAACCTCTCGGTCCGTTCAAGATCGCTGCAGATCAGATGGAAATGATCGAACCTGTAAGCCGTCATGGGTCTCCTCCTGGAAATCCGTCCCCATGGGAAATCGCGTGCCGGATTGTTTCACCCCCGGGGCGGATGTTTCTCGAAGACGATCTTCCCCCCCACGAGCCTCTGGCCGAGGAAACAGAAAAAATTCTCGTCGTCCTTTTCCGGGTAGTCGAGCCTTATCAGTTGGGGGAAGCGGGTCTCACGCCGCTCGATCGTGGCCCGGAGAATCATCTCCGCGCACTCTGTGAGGTTTCTCACCTCCAGGCAATGGGTCATCTGGTGGGGGTTCGAAGCCCGGAGCCGCATGGCCCTCCTCAGATAGGCGAGGTTCTCGAGTCCCCGTTTTGCCATGGTTTCAGACTTGGTCTCCAGGTTGTAATAGCTCATCGTATTCTGAAGCGCAGCCTGTGCATCCTCCCAGGGATCACCCTTGACTCGCTCCATGATTTCCAGGCAGAATTCCAGGACCTCCTCCTCGCCCTTTCCCTCGGGGACTTGCCTGATCCTCCTCACAAACCCCGCTGCGGATTCGGCCGCCAAGTACCCCATGGTGAAGGCCCCCGGCGCCACACTCCCCGGGATTCCGCCCGCTTCGTCCCCTGCCGCGTAGAGTCCCGGTATGGTGGTCTGGCAGGTTCCATCAACGAGAGGGCCGCAGGCAGAGCCGCTCGAGTGTTCAGGCTCGTTTGGAAAGAGTTCTATCTTGTGGCGGCGCCAGTCGAGTCCGTACTGCTCCATTACGTGGAGAAAGGCCGATCCGCCGCCTTCATTGGAGATAGCCCACTTCATGTACTCCTGATCCTCGTCGCTTCCCCACGACATGTCTGCAAAGACCGGCCCTCTACCCGCCTTCAACTCGGAGAGCCAGGTTTTGCCCGTTCCGGTGGGAGTACCCAGCCCCTGCCACTTTGCCTGCAGCTCGTGATTCCGGGGTTTGATAACCTCTCCCAGGGCATTGACGCCGATGCCGGGAGGTTGATAACTGCCCCCTGGAAGCCCTCCCCCCCGTACGAAAGCCGGGCACATGAAGGCCATACCAGGAGGAGCAGAAAACTCCATGTTGATGATCTCGGCTCCTGCCCGAAACATTGCCGCTTTCCCGTCGCCGGTCAGGGTCGGAGGCATGCGGGTGTTGAA
This window contains:
- a CDS encoding VOC family protein, with protein sequence MTAYRFDHFHLICSDLERTERFFADVLGARLVRRQRFGTAGGAILDLHGAPIYLREAQEGETITDAGTGKRYGYDHLGFEVDDLDAACREVEGAGFAFTVPPVSAGDGKIAFFKGPDDITIELFQPGSSSR
- a CDS encoding amino acid ABC transporter permease, which produces MDVEGKKRIRSKTTRSNVLAVVKFALVILAIAWLLARGTERLGYFWQWYRVPHYVLSFQNGHLVAGPILKGLAVTLNIVWMSLILAFVFGLLTALFRLSNSFMARVVARVYLETVRNSPMLVLLFFIYFVLGPIFDLERMTSAVLALSIFEGAYASEIFRAGIVSIHKGQWEASHSLGLSTLQTYRHIVLPQAIRRVLPPLTSQAISLIKDSALVSTIAVYEMTMQASAIVAQTFLTFEMYFTIAAIYLLLTATLSVVVNVMENRMKIYT
- a CDS encoding FAD-binding protein — encoded protein: LDHGQIAGAVGYGTRDGCIHRFRSKAVIMATGRPQRLYKTRSGLIFNTRMPPTLTGDGKAAMFRAGAEIINMEFSAPPGMAFMCPAFVRGGGLPGGSYQPPGIGVNALGEVIKPRNHELQAKWQGLGTPTGTGKTWLSELKAGRGPVFADMSWGSDEDQEYMKWAISNEGGGSAFLHVMEQYGLDWRRHKIELFPNEPEHSSGSACGPLVDGTCQTTIPGLYAAGDEAGGIPGSVAPGAFTMGYLAAESAAGFVRRIRQVPEGKGEEEVLEFCLEIMERVKGDPWEDAQAALQNTMSYYNLETKSETMAKRGLENLAYLRRAMRLRASNPHQMTHCLEVRNLTECAEMILRATIERRETRFPQLIRLDYPEKDDENFFCFLGQRLVGGKIVFEKHPPRG
- a CDS encoding amino acid ABC transporter ATP-binding protein, producing MGMEGSGEYIIEVDRINKTFPNGVHAVRDFSTRIRRSEVLVICGPSGSGKSTFLRCLNGLEEIDSGSVVIDGIPLDDDKKHRLEIRKEVGMVFQLFNLFPHLTVLENVNLAQRLVRKKTKEEATEMTMDLLRKVNISEKADSYPGQLSGGQQQRVAIARALAMKPKVMLFDEATSALDPEMIGEVLEVMKNLAREGMTMIAVTHEMGFAREVSDRVIFMEDGRIVEEGTAEHFFTAPREERTKLFLSQIL
- a CDS encoding transporter substrate-binding domain-containing protein, giving the protein MKVRSFLFGAIVVALVVAMPAGTVLAGKIQRALIKESTLEQIMRRGTLRVGFSTFIPWAMKNKKGEFIGNEIDVARKLAEDMGVKVEFVNTKWSGIIPALLTGKFDIIIGGMAMTPQRNLKVNFTIPYYYAGGALVANRKLCEPFHPTKLEDFNRPEVIFAERMGATPVEFIQQNLPKAQIRLFDDQAPAYQELRNGKAYAIIGDAPRPFFEALDYPDLLYLPLGKQKVYELAISFALRKGDLDWLNYLNNWITYRRTDGWIQKRYDYWFTTKEWEDQIK
- a CDS encoding amino acid ABC transporter permease, whose amino-acid sequence is MRKKKTRITVLDIAIALILLGAGVYVFYRIRVGLNYHWNWGVIPQYLFRYDEEKHRWVMNLLMEGLKTTLALSVWSILFATIVGSIMGMFRVSSSLFKRLIGRTYVELIRNIPPLVLVFIFYFFLSDQIMPVLGVDDFIRSRSERFQEILAFFSTRPELFSTFLSAVITIGLFEGAYITEIVRGGIQSIERGQWEASYALGLSWWQQMRHVVLPQAVQRILPPMAGEFINTIKNSSIVSVISIQELTFQGMELMAASLLTFEVWLTIAGMYLVVCLLLSLAVARLEVHMRRSLA
- a CDS encoding FAD-dependent oxidoreductase, producing the protein MKRRGTSITSVQPVSHSCHVLVLGGGLAGCMAAIRAAELDDQVILLDKSNPERSGCAATGIDHIWAYFPEIQEAEGVSLDDLVQDHVENIAKGLINRKILHYIAETSLDRILDLERFGARIRYDDSTLPGRFRLQYQLHRCRNTLHFDGRDVKRLLVRAARARGVEILGRIMVADLLIRDGQIAGAVGYGTRDGRLHLFRSKAVVMATGRPNRLYKTETGLAFNTRMPPALTGDGKAAMFRAGAEIINMEFVSIPGRWSSKNLVRGGGLPGGSYQPPGIGLNAFGEVIRPRNHELESYGEKWQGTSTGTGTGRTFMSELKAGRGPIFADMSWGSEADQEYMRWALSNEGSGSALLHLMDRYNLDFRRHKIEISPLEPEHSAAAAGGPIIDSNCQTTLPGLFAAGDEAGGIPQSVVPGALTMGYLAGESAARFARKIRTMPDGDGADLVSDFCRQIISRKRGDSWEDAQAALQNVMSYYNCEIKSETMARRGLENLSYLKDAMRLVARNPHEMAHCLEVRNLIECAEMILRATIERRESRYGLLRRADFPERDDENFFCFLAQRKEKGRVVFEKRFPEA
- a CDS encoding trimethylamine methyltransferase family protein translates to MKPDAFSMRPRMSFLSDEEKRKIHGAALRILEEIGMEIRHEEALHLLKDAGCQVGGGNMVRIPGTVVEEAIRKAPRQIEIFDREARPAMNLGGYRIYFGSGSDLLYTIDIETQQRRLSTVKDVRLAAGLCDSLPNIDFIMSSAHPSDVEPRRAYLCSFQAMAESSRKPLVSTAEGRADLRVMWEIAKTLRGGEAGLRQRPYFIHYAEPISPLRQTFEALDELLFCVEKGIPVIYSPAPIIGSTSPITIAGHVAQGLAESLCGLVIAQLKREGAPVVFGLGPSSLDMVTGECSYNAPEIYLAYLADIEMCHFYDLPSWGIAGTSDSQIPDGQACFEGGLLTFLSGMAGANLNHDVGYLDFGKTGSLEMMVIIDEFIAQTKRLLQGIPVSEETLALPVIESVGPGGHFLTADHTLAHLRETQWRPGLISRDGYDEWKASGSLSLEQRARERVLGILKKRESVPIEREIASRIDRLVEEY
- a CDS encoding FAD-binding oxidoreductase; protein product: MGFNRVTSDDVRKLESFLGAERVSKGESILNLHARDQSPHRGVRPDLVVWPESTEEVSEVLKMANQRMIPVTPWGAGTGLEGNAIPVEGGIVLDFEFMDKILSVRAEDFQVDVEPGVRYKDMNQTLARHGLFFAPDPGANATIGGMVANNASGVRTVKYGSTRDNVLRLVVVLPTGEVFHTGSRSPKTSSGYDLVRLITGSEGTLGIITEITLRLVGIPENYSAAVAIFESVKDASNAVYEIMGSGLIPGALELLDSGTVRAMNEEGKLDLAEKPTLFLEFSGASRIGLERDLKLTREICEARGCIGFESGVGREERNRLWKARHEASEAIERRHPDLDVLYIDAGVPLSRFPDLVEYANETVAGYGLISYIWAHAGDGNLHLDIFGRMDDPECAGKMTEAQEKIVVYAISVGGTATAEHGVGIGKRKYMVQEHGEAVKVMKRIKDLFDPRGILNPGKIFP